In one window of Burkholderiales bacterium DNA:
- a CDS encoding alpha/beta fold hydrolase gives MAHAQSFVVPATDGFPLGATLWTSSADPSSAHIVVVNAGAGIPARYYDRFAAWLADRGAPTLTYDYRGIGSSCPARLKGFEATVEDWGSKDCAAILDVMRARFPTSKLTVLGHSIGGFVAGLAPRGEHVDRLALVGAHTGYWRDYAPRVRLPMYAAWHVAMPLLARFTGYVPGRPFGLPSDLPAGVARDWARRRKPEPWWYLKRPDGSPDTERIANVVARFDAFRANALVVSVGDDPFATEEATARIVALFRNCRFEERRVDPARIGLPKVGHFGFFRSRMRETLWPLVGDFLAA, from the coding sequence ATGGCGCATGCACAGTCCTTCGTCGTGCCTGCCACCGACGGCTTCCCGCTCGGGGCGACCCTCTGGACGTCCTCCGCGGATCCTTCGTCCGCCCACATCGTCGTCGTCAACGCCGGGGCGGGCATTCCGGCCCGCTACTACGATCGCTTCGCGGCCTGGCTCGCCGATCGTGGCGCGCCGACGCTCACCTACGATTATCGCGGCATCGGGTCGTCGTGCCCAGCCAGACTCAAGGGCTTCGAGGCGACGGTCGAGGACTGGGGAAGCAAGGATTGTGCCGCAATCCTCGACGTCATGCGAGCCCGGTTCCCGACATCTAAGCTCACCGTGCTCGGCCACAGCATCGGCGGTTTCGTCGCCGGACTCGCCCCGCGCGGCGAGCACGTCGATCGGCTGGCGCTGGTCGGCGCGCACACCGGGTACTGGCGCGATTACGCTCCGCGGGTTCGCCTGCCGATGTACGCCGCGTGGCACGTCGCGATGCCCTTGCTGGCGCGGTTCACCGGGTATGTTCCGGGCCGTCCGTTCGGACTGCCTTCCGACCTCCCGGCCGGGGTCGCTCGGGACTGGGCGCGCCGGCGCAAGCCCGAGCCCTGGTGGTACCTGAAACGCCCGGACGGATCCCCCGACACCGAACGCATCGCCAACGTCGTCGCGCGCTTCGATGCGTTTCGCGCGAACGCGCTGGTCGTCTCGGTCGGCGACGATCCGTTCGCGACGGAAGAGGCCACCGCGAGGATCGTCGCCCTGTTCCGGAACTGCCGCTTCGAGGAGCGGCGCGTCGATCCCGCGAGAATCGGACTGCCGAAGGTCGGTCACTTCGGCTTCTTCCGCTCGCGGATGCGC